In Glycine max cultivar Williams 82 chromosome 7, Glycine_max_v4.0, whole genome shotgun sequence, a single window of DNA contains:
- the LOC100788170 gene encoding ectonucleotide pyrophosphatase/phosphodiesterase family member 3-like yields the protein MGEEEESALLLSRSKRSSSTFTYCILLLIASMFLLAVYFSSSATAKLHHPVVILISSDGFRFGYQFKAPTPNIRRLIQDGTEAESGLIPVFPTLTFPNHYSIVTGLYPPHHGIVNNVFFDPLTGQQFTMQSHEPKWWLAQPLWETVLLNNLSAATYFWPGSEVHKGPWTCPTAFCQPYNGSVPFQDRVDTVLNYFDLPSHQIPSFITLYFEDPDHQGHRVGPDDSEITQSVARIDAIIGSLIQGLEQRGVFQDVHIIMVGDHGMVGTCDTKLVFLDDLAPWIQIPRDWVQYFTPILSIRPPPSVDPAHVVAKMNEGLNSGKVENGAKLKVYLKEDLPERLHYSDSDRIPPIIGLADEGFKVEQNRTGKKECGGAHGYDNAFFSMRTIFIGHGPRFARGKKIPSFENVQIYNLVTSILDIKGAPNNGSDSFPDSVLLPPA from the coding sequence atgggagaagaagaagaatcagcTCTCCTCCTCTCCCGCAGCAAGCGTTCTTCTTCCACATTCACTTATTGCATTCTCCTCTTGATCGCTTCCATGTTCCTCCTCGCCGTCTACTTCTCCTCCTCAGCAACCGCCAAGCTCCACCACCCCGTGGTGATCCTCATTTCCTCCGACGGCTTCCGTTTCGGGTACCAGTTCAAGGCCCCCACTCCGAACATCCGCCGTCTGATCCAAGACGGCACCGAGGCCGAGAGCGGCCTCATCCCTGTCTTCCCCACCCTCACCTTCCCCAACCACTACTCCATCGTCACCGGCCTCTACCCTCCCCACCACGGCATCGTCAACAACGTCTTCTTCGACCCCCTCACCGGCCAACAATTCACCATGCAAAGCCACGAGCCCAAGTGGTGGCTCGCCCAACCCCTCTGGGAGACCGTCCTCCTCAACAACCTCTCCGCCGCCACCTACTTCTGGCCTGGCTCCGAGGTTCACAAAGGCCCCTGGACTTGCCCTACAGCCTTTTGTCAACCCTACAACGGATCTGTCCCCTTTCAGGACAGAGTAGACACTGTTCTCAACTATTTCGATTTACCCTCTCATCAAATTCCTTCTTTTATTACTCTCTATTTTGAGGACCCTGACCATCAGGGTCACCGGGTTGGTCCTGATGATTCTGAAATCACTCAATCCGTTGCCAGAATTGATGCCATTATAGGGAGCCTCATTCAGGGTTTGGAACAAAGAGGGGTTTTTCAGGATGTTCATATTATCATGGTTGGTGACCATGGCATGGTTGGTACCTGCGATACAAAGCTTGTCTTTTTGGATGATTTGGCGCCTTGGATCCAGATTCCACGAGATTGGGTCCAGTATTTTACTCCAATACTCTCTATTCGTCCTCCTCCTTCTGTTGATCCGGCACATGTTGTTGCTAAGATGAATGAAGGGTTGAATTCGGGAAAAGTTGAGAATGGGGCCAAATTGAAGGTTTATTTGAAGGAGGATTTGCCTGAGAGGCTTCATTACTCGGACAGTGATCGGATTCCGCCCATAATTGGTTTGGCGGATGAGGGTTTTAAGGTTGAGCAGAACAGAACTGGTAAGAAGGAATGTGGCGGTGCACATGGTTATGACAACGCCTTTTTCTCAATGAGGACTATATTTATTGGACATGGTCCTAGGTTTGCAAGAGGGAAGAAGATACCCTCCTTTGAGAATGTTCAGATTTATAATTTGGTTACTTCCATTCTTGACATCAAGGGTGCGCCTAATAATGGCTCTGACTCGTTTCCGGATTCTGTTCTTCTGCCTCCTGCATGA
- the LOC100788700 gene encoding uncharacterized protein LOC100788700 isoform 2 (isoform 2 is encoded by transcript variant 2) has translation MNYSVRRVLPMSRVVLRSYATVTAKPNDIPFQPKLANSVNLIGHVQSPIQFHVSPNDGYVWASTVITRQDSSDLSFSIPVIFEGDLAHTAKFHLNLNDCIHIAGKLTTDSPQLEHLHPQSNIQVMVQTLNFVQRYPQPNTTTSIDLKPQPQPQPEHSIPSAKKNPDSSSPSPWRDLLDNPMQWRDFRESKRNGLVKPKHPDFKRKDGYSLWLGKDEKWVLPKLEELQFDVPTAISKKVHMSQVMVVSPGMIWCKTMLTGGIID, from the exons ATGAATTATTCAGTGCGACGAGTGTTGCCAATGTCAAGGGTTGTTCTTCGGTCCTACGCCACTGTCACTGCGAAACCCAACGATATTCCATTTCAGCCCAAACTTGCTAACTCCGTTAACCTCATCGGTCATGTCCAGTCCCCGATTCAGTTCCATGTCTCTCCCAACGATGGCTACGTCTGGGCCTCCACCGTTATCACGCGTCAAGACTCCTCTGACCTCTCTTTCTC GATTCCGGTTATATTTGAGGGTGATCTCGCTCATACTGCCAAATTTCATCTCAATCTAAATGATTGCATCCACATTGCTGGAAAACTCACCACTGATTCACCCCAATTGGAACACCTCCACCCCCAATCTAATATTCAG GTTATGGTACAAACCCTCAATTTTGTTCAACGATATCCCCAACCCAACACCACCACATCAATTGATTTGAAACCTCAACCTCAACCTCAACCAGAACACTCCATAC ccAGTGCAAAGAAAAACCCGGATTCTTCTTCACCGAGTCCCTGGAGAGACCTTCTAGATAATCCCATGCAGTGGCGTGATTTCCGTGAAAGCAAACGCAATGGATTG GTAAAACCAAAGCACCCTGATTTCAAACGCAAGGATGGCTATTCTCTCTGGCTTGGCAAGGATGAAAAGTGGGTTTTGCCTAAATTGGAAGAACTTCAATTTGATGTTCCAACTGCTATATCCAAAAAAG taCACATGTCTCAGGTGATGGTGGTGAGTCCTGGAATGATTTGGTGCAAAACTATGCTAACTGGTGGGATAATAGATTAA
- the LOC100788700 gene encoding uncharacterized protein LOC100788700 isoform 1 (isoform 1 is encoded by transcript variant 1), producing MNYSVRRVLPMSRVVLRSYATVTAKPNDIPFQPKLANSVNLIGHVQSPIQFHVSPNDGYVWASTVITRQDSSDLSFSIPVIFEGDLAHTAKFHLNLNDCIHIAGKLTTDSPQLEHLHPQSNIQVMVQTLNFVQRYPQPNTTTSIDLKPQPQPQPEHSIPSAKKNPDSSSPSPWRDLLDNPMQWRDFRESKRNGLVKPKHPDFKRKDGYSLWLGKDEKWVLPKLEELQFDVPTAISKKGDGGESWNDLVQNYANWWDNRLNKRNAKAPDFKHKETGKGLWLDSSSEWVLEKLPPPLKPKQSVDTERTLVS from the exons ATGAATTATTCAGTGCGACGAGTGTTGCCAATGTCAAGGGTTGTTCTTCGGTCCTACGCCACTGTCACTGCGAAACCCAACGATATTCCATTTCAGCCCAAACTTGCTAACTCCGTTAACCTCATCGGTCATGTCCAGTCCCCGATTCAGTTCCATGTCTCTCCCAACGATGGCTACGTCTGGGCCTCCACCGTTATCACGCGTCAAGACTCCTCTGACCTCTCTTTCTC GATTCCGGTTATATTTGAGGGTGATCTCGCTCATACTGCCAAATTTCATCTCAATCTAAATGATTGCATCCACATTGCTGGAAAACTCACCACTGATTCACCCCAATTGGAACACCTCCACCCCCAATCTAATATTCAG GTTATGGTACAAACCCTCAATTTTGTTCAACGATATCCCCAACCCAACACCACCACATCAATTGATTTGAAACCTCAACCTCAACCTCAACCAGAACACTCCATAC ccAGTGCAAAGAAAAACCCGGATTCTTCTTCACCGAGTCCCTGGAGAGACCTTCTAGATAATCCCATGCAGTGGCGTGATTTCCGTGAAAGCAAACGCAATGGATTG GTAAAACCAAAGCACCCTGATTTCAAACGCAAGGATGGCTATTCTCTCTGGCTTGGCAAGGATGAAAAGTGGGTTTTGCCTAAATTGGAAGAACTTCAATTTGATGTTCCAACTGCTATATCCAAAAAAG GTGATGGTGGTGAGTCCTGGAATGATTTGGTGCAAAACTATGCTAACTGGTGGGATAATAGATTAAATAAG AGGAATGCAAAAGCTCCCGATTTCAAGCACAAAGAAACCGGTAAAGGGTTGTGGCTTGATTCTTCATCAGAGTGGGTGTTAGAAAAATTGCCGCCACCTCTGAAGCCTAAACAAAGTGTAGATACTGAAAGGACACTGGTTTCATAA
- the LOC100800875 gene encoding LOW QUALITY PROTEIN: sodium transporter HKT1-like (The sequence of the model RefSeq protein was modified relative to this genomic sequence to represent the inferred CDS: inserted 2 bases in 1 codon) produces the protein MMKIRKQDRFFRFLVLFLPFQHFHPFFIQLGYFVILSLVGYLGLKVSKPRTPVIPNDLNLFYTSVSASTVSSMVALEMELFSNSQLILLTLLMFLGGEVFTSMLDLLFATYKFQNRSVISTNQIELGLVSIPDSKSENYHKPSDDSNINDDSDRLKYNCLSYLTFVVLGYLVVVQFVGFSFVSLYITLVPSARQVLKNKGIKIVTFSLFTIVSTFASCGFVPTNENMMVFKKNSGLLLLVLPHILLGNTLYPPCLRLLIMVLKKVTKKEEFSYLLKNFKDVGYDHMLSALHCCLLVATVLGFNLIQFVMLCSLEWNTKIMEGLNVYEKVVASLFQVTNARHAGESVFDLSSISSAILVLFVVMMYLPPYTTFIPVREHENDVXRNKKSVVECLVLSQLSYLVIFIILICITEGKSLKEDPLNFNVFNITLEVISAYGNVGFSTGYSCARQMKADAMCKDSWVGFSGRWSSKGKFILILVMFFGRLKKLNMKGGKAWNLS, from the exons ATGATGAAAATTCGAAAACAAGATCGTTTTTTTAGATTCTTGGTTCTTTTTCTACCCTTCCAGCATTTCCACCCTTTCTTTATTCAACTTGGTTATTTCGTGATCCTTTCTCTGGTAGGTTACTTGGGTCTCAAGGTCTCAAAGCCAAGGACCCCCGTTATACCAAATGACTTGAACCTCTTTTACACCTCTGTTTCTGCTTCCACTGTTTCTAGCATGGTTGCCCTTGAAATGGAGCTTTTCTCCAATTCCCAACTCATTCTCCTCACCCTTCTCATGTTTCTCGGCGGGGAAGTTTTCACTTCCATGCTCGACCTTCTATTTGCTACCTACAAATTCCAAAACAGATCAGTTATCAGCACCAATCAAATAGAACTTGGTTTAGTTTCTATTCCTGACTCAAAATCAGAAAATTACCACAAACCGAGTGATGATAGTAATATTAACGACGACAGTGATAGACTTAAGTATAACTGTCTTAGTTATCTGACTTTTGTAGTTTTAGGTTACCTAGTGGTGGTTCAATTTGTTGGCTTTAGTTTCGTGTCTTTGTACATAACTTTGGTACCGAGTGCAAGACAAGTACTGAAAAACAAAGGCATTAAGATTGTAACGTTTTCTTTGTTTACCATAGTTTCCACGTTTGCTAGTTGTGGTTTTGTCCCCACCAACGAGAACATGATGGTTTTCAAGAAGAATTCGGGACTTCTTCTCCTTGTCCTCCCACACATCCTTCTAGGTAACACCCTTTATCCACCATGTTTGAGGCTTCTGATAATGGTTTTGAAAAAGGTTACAAAAAAAGAGGAATTCTCGTACTTGCTGAAGAATTTCAAAGACGTGGGTTATGATCATATGCTCTCTGCTCTTCATTGTTGCCTCCTGGTTGCTACTGTCTTGGGTTTCAATCTTATACAATTTGTGATGCTTTGCTCTTTGGAGTGGAACACCAAAATCATGGAGGGTTTGAATGTGTATGAGAAAGTGGTGGCGTCTTTATTTCAAGTAACAAATGCGAGACACGCTGGTGAATCTGTTTTTGATCTCTCATCCATCTCTTCAGCCATATTAGTACTCTTCGTTGTTATGAT GTACCTCCCACCATACACTACATTTATACCAGTAAGAGAGCACGAAAATGATGT GAGAAACAAAAAAAGCGTAGTGGAGTGTCTTGTATTATCTCAACTCTCTTACTTGGTCATTTTCATTATTCTGATTTGCATCACTGAGGGTAAGAGCTTAAAAGAGGATCCCCTCAACTTTAATGTGTTTAACATCACCTTAGAAGTCATCAG TGCTTATGGGAACGTAGGGTTCTCAACGGGATACAGCTGCGCTAGGCAAATGAAAGCCGATGCCATGTGCAAAGATTCATGGGTTGGATTCTCGGGTAGGTGGAGTAGCAAAGGCAAGTTCATCCTTATCTTGGTCATGTTCTTTGGGAGGCTCAAGAAACTCAACATGAAAGGTGGCAAAGCCTGGAACCTCTCCTAA
- the LOC100500260 gene encoding Phospholipase A2-alpha-like precursor encodes MVPAPSFKYVLFFCCTFAFNLLSTPVRALNIGAETTGVAVSVGKECSRQCESSFCSVPPLLRYGKYCGLLYSGCPGERPCDGLDACCMKHDQCVSAKNNDYLSQECSQTFINCMNNFKNSKAPTFKGNTCDVDDVIEVIHVVMEAALLAGRVLHKP; translated from the exons atggttcCAGCCCCCTCATTCAAGtatgttctcttcttttgttGTACTTTTGCCTTTAACTTGTTATCCACTCCTGTCCGTGCCCTCAACATAGGAGCTGAAACCACTGGAGTCGCTGTCTCTGTG GGCAAAGAGTGCAGTAGACAATGTGAGTCAAGTTTCTGCTCAG TGCCTCCATTATTGAGATATGGCAAGTACTGTGGACTTTTGTATAGTGGATGCCCTGGAGAAAGACCTTGTGATGGCCTTGACGCTTGTTGTATGAAGCATGATCAATGTGTGTCAGCCAAAAACA ATGACTACCTAAGCCAAGAGTGCAGCCAAACATTCATAAATTGTATGAATAACTTTAAGAACTCAAAGGCTCCTACATTCAAAGGAAACACGTGCGATGTGGATGATGTTATTGAAGTTATACATGTTGTGATGGAAGCTGCTTTACTGGCTGGAAGAGTTCTCCACAAGCCATAG